In Bryobacteraceae bacterium, the following proteins share a genomic window:
- a CDS encoding ATP-binding protein, with protein MIDRRAQRVVADRLRYLPAVAILGPRQSGKTTLAHAVAAGRPSVYLDLESPPDRDKLADPTFYLSAHLDRLVILDEVQRMPELFQVLRGLIDQGRRRGRRTGRYLLLGSASRDLLQQSETLAGRIAYVELGPLDVLEVPPERHQQLWVRGGFPDSFLARSASASLRWRQDFVRTYLERDIPQLGPRIPSATLLRFWTMLAHLQGSLLNAAQLSRSLAVDGKTVARYLDLMVDLMLVRRLQPFQANLGKRLVKSPKVYIRDSGIVHALLNIENRDGLFGHPVVGASWEGFVIENLLAAAPWNTVPSFFRTATGAEIDLVLEIPGRGLWAIEIKRGLQTRPEKGFYVGCEDLRPRRRYVVNAGAERRALDRETEVIGVAELSTILSKP; from the coding sequence GTGATCGACCGGCGTGCGCAACGAGTTGTGGCGGATCGCCTGCGGTATCTGCCGGCGGTGGCGATCCTCGGGCCGCGGCAGTCCGGGAAGACAACGCTGGCTCACGCCGTGGCCGCCGGCCGGCCGAGCGTCTATCTCGACCTCGAGTCTCCTCCGGACCGCGACAAGCTGGCCGATCCCACGTTCTACCTGTCCGCGCACCTGGACCGGCTGGTGATTCTCGACGAGGTGCAGCGGATGCCCGAGTTGTTCCAGGTGTTGCGAGGCCTGATCGATCAGGGCCGGCGACGCGGCCGAAGGACAGGACGTTATCTCTTGCTCGGCTCGGCGTCCAGAGATTTGCTGCAGCAGTCGGAGACGCTCGCCGGACGCATCGCCTACGTGGAACTCGGGCCACTGGACGTCTTGGAGGTGCCCCCGGAGCGGCATCAGCAATTGTGGGTGCGGGGCGGATTTCCCGATAGCTTCCTCGCGCGTAGCGCATCGGCAAGCTTGCGTTGGCGCCAGGACTTCGTGCGGACATACCTGGAGCGAGACATCCCGCAACTCGGCCCGCGGATTCCGTCGGCAACGCTGCTTCGCTTCTGGACCATGCTCGCTCACCTACAAGGAAGCCTGCTGAATGCCGCGCAACTGTCGCGATCGCTGGCCGTGGATGGAAAGACCGTGGCGCGCTATCTGGATCTGATGGTGGACCTGATGCTCGTACGCCGGTTGCAGCCGTTTCAGGCCAATCTCGGCAAGCGGCTGGTGAAGTCACCGAAGGTCTACATCCGGGATAGCGGTATCGTTCACGCGCTTCTGAACATCGAGAACCGCGATGGGCTATTCGGGCATCCGGTGGTCGGCGCCAGTTGGGAGGGATTCGTAATCGAGAATCTCCTCGCCGCCGCGCCGTGGAATACCGTACCTTCGTTCTTCCGCACGGCGACGGGAGCCGAGATCGATCTCGTGCTCGAGATCCCGGGCCGGGGGCTGTGGGCCATCGAGATCAAACGCGGGCTGCAGACCCGGCCGGAGAAGGGGTTTTATGTGGGATGCGAAGACCTCCGGCCACGGCGGCGATATGTGGTGAATGCGGGAGCAGAAAGGCGCGCCCTAGACCGGGAGACCGAGGTCATCGGCGTTGCAGAGCTGTCGACGATTTTGTCAAAACCCTAG
- a CDS encoding sulfatase-like hydrolase/transferase: MITRRAALSTGLATGLLSAQRSGRKPNFLFLLADDHAGYVLGAFGNKLAETPNLDQLAAQGAHFTSHYCNSPVCTPSRQSFFTGQMPSTAGVTVLRTALSEQKPTLAKQLKSAGYQTAVIGKMHFNTPSKPGLHGFDHVMCEDALNRAWMAKGVGHPPPDSVRTKPQWRPFRDPASIWLNSEKLPFPRHDGEMKGTFLASEACRYLENNKDKQFALWVSFHEPHSPFDFPVEDAARIAPSKFTPPRIGPEDAWQIPIIFRDLSPEQRQGIIAAYYTSARFLDKNLGAVLSKLSALGLDDNTYVVYMADHGYSLGHHGRFEKHCGYDPAMHVPLIMRWPGKIREGRKVTDFTEHIDVSATILDMLGATPLPAQHGESLRKYLEGGRVSKPRDHIVSQYLENEEVFARTGRWKYIFCSGQRKRTDGYLIDNPTPGRYRRLYDLKADPGEFTDVAAKHPAVVKEMEEKILARFRATHPEAASEPKGSGDESRAKSLEFYVRPRDAQPV; the protein is encoded by the coding sequence ATGATAACCCGCCGCGCCGCGCTCTCCACAGGTCTCGCCACCGGGCTGCTGTCCGCGCAACGGTCCGGCCGCAAGCCGAACTTCCTGTTCCTGCTCGCCGACGATCATGCCGGATATGTGCTCGGCGCGTTTGGGAACAAATTGGCTGAGACGCCGAATCTGGATCAACTCGCGGCGCAAGGCGCGCATTTCACCAGTCACTACTGCAACTCGCCGGTCTGCACGCCGTCGCGCCAATCGTTTTTCACCGGCCAGATGCCCTCGACGGCGGGCGTTACGGTTCTCCGCACCGCGCTCTCCGAGCAGAAGCCGACGCTTGCCAAACAGCTCAAGTCCGCCGGCTATCAAACGGCTGTCATAGGCAAGATGCACTTCAACACGCCATCAAAACCGGGGCTCCACGGTTTCGATCACGTGATGTGCGAAGATGCGCTGAACCGCGCATGGATGGCGAAGGGCGTTGGACATCCGCCGCCCGACAGCGTGCGAACGAAGCCGCAGTGGCGACCGTTTCGCGATCCGGCAAGCATCTGGCTCAACTCCGAGAAACTGCCGTTCCCGCGGCACGACGGCGAGATGAAAGGCACGTTCCTCGCGAGCGAAGCGTGCCGGTATCTCGAGAACAACAAGGACAAGCAGTTCGCGCTGTGGGTGAGCTTCCACGAGCCTCACTCGCCGTTCGATTTCCCCGTGGAGGACGCCGCCCGCATCGCGCCCTCGAAGTTCACTCCGCCGCGGATTGGTCCCGAAGACGCGTGGCAGATCCCGATCATCTTCCGCGACCTTTCGCCGGAACAGCGCCAGGGAATTATCGCCGCCTACTATACGTCGGCCCGATTCCTCGACAAGAACCTCGGCGCAGTGCTGAGCAAGCTATCCGCGCTGGGGCTGGACGACAACACCTACGTCGTCTACATGGCCGATCACGGCTACTCGCTCGGTCACCACGGCCGCTTCGAGAAGCACTGCGGATACGATCCCGCCATGCATGTCCCGCTGATCATGCGGTGGCCCGGCAAGATCCGCGAAGGGCGGAAGGTCACCGATTTCACCGAGCACATCGACGTTTCGGCGACCATCCTCGACATGCTCGGCGCAACGCCGCTCCCGGCGCAGCACGGCGAATCGCTGCGTAAGTACTTGGAAGGCGGGCGCGTCTCCAAACCTCGCGACCATATCGTCTCTCAGTACCTCGAGAACGAAGAGGTCTTCGCGCGAACCGGCCGCTGGAAGTACATCTTCTGTTCCGGACAGCGCAAGCGCACCGATGGCTATCTGATTGACAATCCCACGCCCGGACGCTACCGGCGGCTCTACGACCTCAAGGCCGATCCCGGCGAGTTCACCGACGTGGCCGCGAAACACCCGGCTGTCGTCAAGGAAATGGAAGAGAAGATCCTTGCGCGCTTCCGCGCTACCCATCCTGAAGCCGCCTCGGAGCCGAAGGGCAGTGGCGATGAGAGCCGCGCGAAATCTCTCGAATTCTACGTCCGTCCGCGCGACGCCCAGCCTGTTTAG
- a CDS encoding dienelactone hydrolase family protein: MREEFGTPHTKDEKIESLIHQYVDGGLHRRDLIKRLARLTGGSAGALAALETAGLAQVAAPACADDVKVAEDDPAIEWNDVAYPSEAGSTQALMAWPRGLRDPQPAVMVVHENRGLVEHIRDVTRRMAKAGFVALGVDLLSRQGGTGAFADDTARTQAYGRTIQAERYNDMFSGIEFLQKQEMVIWDRIGAIGFCAGGGNIFYGAYNEMPLQAAVPFYGTPPNPLPTPSPVTTPMLCVFSETDTRQAAIIPSLVQSLVAAKVTFGVHLFKGTGHGFHNDTSPIYNKPAACDAWAKAVDFLNTHLRAPRTV, from the coding sequence ATGCGTGAAGAATTCGGAACACCACATACAAAAGACGAGAAAATCGAGAGCCTGATCCATCAATACGTCGACGGCGGCCTCCATCGCCGAGATCTGATCAAGCGGCTCGCCCGCCTCACCGGAGGCTCCGCGGGCGCGCTGGCGGCGCTGGAAACAGCAGGTCTGGCGCAAGTGGCGGCGCCCGCCTGCGCCGATGACGTGAAGGTGGCCGAAGACGATCCCGCCATCGAGTGGAACGATGTTGCCTACCCGAGCGAAGCCGGTTCCACCCAGGCTCTCATGGCGTGGCCGCGCGGTCTGCGCGACCCTCAGCCGGCGGTGATGGTGGTTCACGAGAATCGCGGGCTCGTCGAACATATCCGGGACGTGACTCGCCGCATGGCTAAGGCCGGATTTGTCGCGCTCGGCGTCGACCTGCTATCGCGCCAAGGCGGCACTGGCGCTTTCGCCGACGATACGGCGCGCACACAAGCCTATGGCCGTACCATTCAGGCCGAGCGCTACAACGACATGTTCTCCGGCATCGAGTTCCTGCAGAAACAGGAGATGGTGATCTGGGACCGCATTGGCGCGATTGGCTTCTGCGCCGGCGGCGGCAACATCTTCTATGGCGCGTACAACGAGATGCCGCTTCAGGCAGCCGTGCCTTTCTATGGAACGCCGCCGAACCCGCTGCCCACGCCGTCGCCGGTGACGACGCCGATGCTTTGCGTCTTCTCGGAAACCGATACGCGGCAGGCGGCGATCATTCCGAGCCTTGTCCAGTCGCTCGTCGCAGCCAAGGTCACTTTCGGCGTCCACCTATTCAAGGGAACCGGGCACGGCTTCCACAACGACACCAGTCCGATTTACAACAAGCCCGCCGCCTGCGACGCGTGGGCGAAAGCGGTCGATTTCCTCAATACGCACCTGCGCGCGCCCCGTACCGTTTGA
- a CDS encoding SMP-30/gluconolactonase/LRE family protein: MSILTHSNRRSFLGAVLSAGAAAAQTTRDWSGRNPTRYPDPDIISLDKRFDKYKIGNTPIQRLHTGTLWAEGPAWNGVGRYLLWSDIPNDRQMRWVEDDGHVSVFRQPAGNSNGNTFDWEGRQLSCEHGNRRVVRYEHNGGYTVLADKFNGKPLNAPNDVVVHPEDGSVWFTDPGYGSLMHYEGNKGPLELKEAVYRLDVKSGKLDKLTDEIYKPNGLCFSADYKKIYIADTGATHYPEAPKVIKVWDIAGTSIRNGKVFCSMELAMPSGKAAGLADGIRCDADGNIWSSAGWVGDGYDGVHVFAPSGDRIGQIKLPEICSNLCFGGRKRNRLFMTGSQSLYAVYTEAVGAHIS; encoded by the coding sequence ATGTCGATCCTCACCCACTCCAACCGCCGTTCCTTCCTGGGCGCAGTGCTTAGCGCCGGCGCTGCCGCGGCTCAGACCACTCGCGACTGGTCCGGCCGCAATCCGACCCGCTACCCCGACCCCGATATCATCTCCCTCGACAAGCGCTTCGATAAGTACAAGATAGGAAACACGCCCATCCAGCGGCTCCACACCGGTACGCTTTGGGCCGAAGGCCCGGCCTGGAACGGCGTCGGGCGGTATCTCCTTTGGAGCGACATCCCGAATGACCGTCAGATGCGATGGGTGGAGGACGACGGTCACGTGAGTGTCTTCCGGCAGCCCGCCGGCAACTCCAACGGGAACACGTTCGACTGGGAGGGCCGCCAGCTTTCGTGTGAGCACGGCAATCGCCGTGTGGTGCGGTACGAGCACAACGGCGGATACACCGTGCTGGCCGACAAGTTCAACGGCAAGCCGCTCAACGCGCCCAACGATGTCGTTGTCCATCCCGAAGACGGCTCGGTCTGGTTCACCGATCCCGGCTACGGGTCCCTGATGCACTACGAAGGCAATAAGGGGCCACTTGAGTTGAAGGAAGCCGTCTATCGTCTCGATGTCAAAAGCGGCAAACTCGACAAGCTCACCGACGAAATCTACAAACCGAACGGGCTCTGTTTTTCGGCGGACTACAAGAAGATCTATATCGCAGACACGGGCGCCACGCATTACCCCGAGGCGCCGAAGGTGATCAAGGTATGGGATATAGCTGGCACATCGATCCGCAACGGCAAGGTGTTCTGCTCGATGGAACTCGCCATGCCTTCGGGCAAAGCCGCCGGACTTGCCGATGGGATCCGGTGCGACGCCGATGGCAACATCTGGTCCAGCGCCGGCTGGGTGGGCGACGGCTATGACGGCGTACATGTCTTTGCCCCCAGTGGCGATCGCATCGGCCAGATCAAGTTGCCCGAGATCTGCTCCAATCTCTGCTTCGGCGGCCGCAAACGCAACCGGCTGTTCATGACCGGCAGCCAGTCGCTCTACGCCGTCTATACGGAGGCGGTTGGGGCTCATATCTCGTAG
- a CDS encoding sigma-54 dependent transcriptional regulator — protein sequence MMAKPDLQSFLGIETVIASEPMRDLLAMVQRISQTEASVLIMGESGSGKEVVARAIHHYSLRATKPWVDINCGALPEHLIESELFGYDKGAFSGADSNKPGLFELADKGTLFLDEIGELDPRMQVKLLRVLDRVPYFRLGGSKKVSVDVRILAATNRDLSQAISEGRFRSDLYHRLCQVRLRVPPLRERRGDIVPLARFFLRQQSVESGFDDDAVECLLAHTWPGNVRELRNVVTSAAVMALDGRIRAADLEIQAPEHTGGSNGSGAETPINLEELERQTILRALEQTGRHYERAASLLGISSRTLSRKLKSYGMAGVGGHANANMAP from the coding sequence ATGATGGCCAAACCAGACCTGCAATCGTTCTTGGGGATCGAAACCGTGATCGCCAGCGAACCCATGCGCGATTTACTCGCGATGGTGCAGCGTATCTCGCAAACCGAGGCGAGTGTGCTCATCATGGGCGAGAGTGGGAGCGGAAAAGAAGTGGTGGCGAGGGCCATCCATCATTATTCCCTCCGGGCCACCAAGCCGTGGGTAGATATCAACTGCGGCGCGCTGCCGGAGCATCTCATCGAAAGTGAACTGTTCGGCTACGACAAGGGTGCGTTCTCGGGCGCTGATTCGAACAAGCCCGGGTTGTTCGAACTGGCCGACAAGGGGACGCTCTTCCTCGACGAAATCGGCGAACTCGATCCGCGGATGCAGGTGAAGCTGCTCCGAGTGTTGGACCGCGTGCCCTATTTCCGCCTTGGCGGGAGCAAAAAGGTCTCGGTGGACGTGCGGATCCTGGCCGCGACGAACCGCGATCTGTCGCAGGCGATCTCGGAAGGGCGGTTCCGCAGCGATCTCTACCATCGGTTGTGCCAGGTCCGTCTGCGAGTGCCGCCGCTGCGGGAACGCCGCGGGGACATCGTACCGCTGGCGCGGTTCTTCCTGCGTCAACAATCGGTGGAAAGCGGCTTCGACGACGATGCGGTGGAATGCCTCCTGGCCCACACTTGGCCGGGCAATGTCCGGGAGCTGCGAAACGTCGTAACGAGCGCGGCGGTGATGGCGCTCGACGGACGGATCCGCGCGGCCGACCTGGAGATCCAGGCGCCGGAGCACACTGGCGGCTCGAACGGCAGCGGCGCAGAGACTCCCATCAACCTCGAGGAGTTGGAACGGCAGACGATTCTGCGAGCGCTCGAACAGACGGGCCGGCACTACGAACGCGCTGCGAGCCTCCTCGGAATCTCGTCGCGAACATTGAGCCGAAAATTGAAATCCTATGGGATGGCTGGAGTAGGAGGGCACGCCAATGCCAACATGGCCCCTTGA
- a CDS encoding PilZ domain-containing protein, with amino-acid sequence MPTWPLDQPESANGESAAVQTGTPCEVDERRAEQRHHVEGEVILAPAGKRPVLIHARLVDISPSGFRASHAAAGLETGLIVQFRHAWANGEAKVVWNRTAGGAWESGFLILRRA; translated from the coding sequence ATGCCAACATGGCCCCTTGATCAGCCGGAATCGGCGAACGGTGAATCCGCGGCCGTACAGACCGGGACGCCCTGCGAGGTAGACGAGCGGCGCGCCGAACAGCGACACCACGTGGAGGGCGAGGTGATTCTCGCTCCGGCAGGAAAGCGTCCGGTGCTGATTCACGCCCGCCTCGTCGACATCAGTCCCAGCGGCTTTCGCGCCTCGCACGCCGCAGCCGGTCTCGAAACGGGACTCATCGTTCAGTTTCGTCACGCATGGGCCAACGGCGAAGCGAAGGTCGTCTGGAACCGTACCGCGGGCGGGGCCTGGGAAAGCGGTTTCCTCATCCTCCGCCGCGCCTGA
- a CDS encoding amidohydrolase/deacetylase family metallohydrolase, which produces MRSILLLIPALASAQSYDLVLRGGHVIDPRNGIDARMDVGVKDGRVAVVAPSIPAAEGRQALDVSGLYVTPGLIDLHTHVFYSTGIPGAWAGDNSIQPDAFSFRTGVTTMVDAGSSGWRNFETLRHMVIDRARTRVLALINIAGFGMIGDVVEQEDFDPTEVARLAAKHRDVVVGVKSAHYQKPDWESVEKAVEAGRLANIPVMVDFGYFFRERPYWQLVTEKLRPGDISTHMFRGPAPWVGANGKLYDYVKRARARGVRFDVGHGGGSFVMRNAAPTIAQGFYPDTISTDLHTGSMNAGMQDMPTTMSKLLVMGMPLKEVIRASTWTAAQSIHREELGHLSVGAVADIAVLELRNGSFAYSDAYGARLEGKQRLEASLTVRDGRVVWNRNSIGGVDYKTLKPDYGIRPGIDFIVVPPR; this is translated from the coding sequence ATGCGCAGCATTCTTCTGTTGATCCCCGCGCTGGCCTCGGCGCAAAGCTACGACCTTGTGCTTCGGGGCGGCCACGTGATCGACCCCCGCAACGGCATTGACGCCCGCATGGACGTCGGCGTGAAGGACGGACGGGTGGCCGTCGTCGCGCCCTCCATTCCAGCCGCCGAAGGGCGGCAGGCGCTCGATGTCTCGGGCCTTTACGTCACGCCCGGACTCATCGATCTCCACACGCACGTGTTCTACTCGACTGGCATCCCCGGCGCCTGGGCCGGCGATAACTCGATTCAACCCGACGCGTTCTCGTTCCGCACCGGGGTGACCACGATGGTCGACGCGGGGTCGAGCGGCTGGCGGAACTTCGAGACGCTGCGCCATATGGTGATCGACCGCGCGCGAACGCGAGTGCTCGCGCTGATCAACATCGCCGGGTTCGGCATGATCGGCGATGTGGTCGAGCAGGAGGATTTCGATCCGACGGAAGTGGCCCGGCTGGCGGCGAAACACCGGGACGTGGTGGTGGGCGTGAAGTCCGCGCACTACCAGAAGCCGGACTGGGAATCGGTGGAGAAGGCGGTGGAAGCGGGCCGGCTCGCCAACATTCCCGTCATGGTCGACTTCGGCTACTTCTTCCGCGAGCGGCCCTACTGGCAACTCGTCACCGAGAAGCTTCGCCCCGGCGACATCAGTACGCACATGTTCCGCGGACCGGCGCCGTGGGTGGGCGCAAACGGCAAGCTTTACGACTACGTGAAGCGCGCCCGCGCCCGCGGCGTGCGTTTCGATGTGGGGCACGGCGGCGGCAGCTTCGTGATGCGCAACGCGGCGCCCACCATCGCCCAAGGCTTTTACCCGGACACGATCTCCACGGATCTGCATACTGGCAGCATGAACGCCGGCATGCAGGACATGCCCACGACGATGTCGAAGCTGCTGGTGATGGGGATGCCGCTGAAGGAGGTGATCCGCGCGTCCACCTGGACGGCGGCGCAGTCGATCCACCGGGAGGAACTCGGCCACCTGAGCGTTGGCGCGGTGGCGGATATCGCCGTGCTGGAGCTCCGCAATGGCAGCTTCGCGTATTCGGATGCCTATGGCGCGCGTCTGGAAGGGAAACAGCGTCTGGAGGCGTCCTTGACGGTGCGGGACGGGCGCGTGGTTTGGAATCGCAATTCGATCGGCGGGGTGGACTACAAGACGCTCAAGCCGGACTATGGCATCCGGCCGGGGATCGATTTCATCGTCGTGCCGCCGCGGTGA
- a CDS encoding serine hydrolase domain-containing protein: MIKTLSVILAAVLCATAAPLPRSEPAGVGLSPERLQRVSALVKRYIDRGEIAGAVSLVARKGKVAHLEAQGVSDLATHAPMKTDAIFRLASMTKPITSLAAMMLLEEGRYLLDDPVSKFLPEYKDMEVALANSPNERFAGGYRTVPAASEITIRQLLTHTAGLPSGSAGPTMDAYAKLREFSKPDGTMARYSEELARLPLNFQPGAAWEYGPATNIVGRLVEAVSGIALDAFFRERIFQPLAMNDTYFYLPDAKLPRLATAYAKKDGKLEKLTAPGPAFRNGSYFAGAGGLAGSAEDYFRFCQMLLNNGQLDGVRLAGRKTIESMTTNHIDKIPLWLDTYRGYGFGLGFRVRMDTGQAATLGSVGEYGWGGAYGTYFFVDPKEELIGILMFQLIPYAHLNIRPEFQNAVNQAIVD; this comes from the coding sequence ATGATCAAGACCCTGTCCGTGATCCTGGCAGCCGTGCTTTGCGCCACCGCTGCGCCGTTGCCGCGGTCCGAACCGGCAGGCGTGGGGCTCTCGCCGGAGCGCCTGCAGCGTGTTTCGGCGCTCGTGAAACGCTATATCGACAGGGGCGAGATCGCCGGCGCGGTTTCGCTCGTCGCGCGCAAGGGCAAGGTGGCGCACTTGGAGGCGCAGGGCGTGAGCGATCTTGCCACCCACGCCCCGATGAAAACGGATGCCATCTTCCGCCTTGCTTCGATGACCAAGCCCATCACCAGCCTTGCGGCCATGATGCTGCTCGAGGAGGGCCGCTATCTGCTCGACGATCCCGTGTCGAAGTTCCTCCCCGAGTACAAAGACATGGAAGTGGCGCTGGCCAACTCGCCCAATGAACGCTTCGCCGGCGGCTACCGCACCGTTCCCGCCGCGAGCGAAATCACCATCCGCCAGTTGCTCACTCACACCGCCGGCCTCCCGAGCGGCTCCGCCGGACCAACCATGGACGCCTATGCCAAGCTCCGCGAGTTTTCCAAGCCCGACGGAACCATGGCGCGGTACTCCGAGGAGCTCGCCAGGTTGCCGCTGAACTTCCAGCCCGGCGCCGCGTGGGAGTACGGCCCGGCGACGAACATCGTTGGCCGACTGGTGGAGGCGGTGAGTGGAATAGCCCTCGATGCCTTCTTCCGTGAGCGCATCTTTCAGCCGTTGGCGATGAACGACACCTACTTCTATCTCCCCGATGCGAAGCTCCCGCGCCTCGCCACGGCATACGCGAAGAAGGACGGCAAACTCGAAAAGCTCACCGCACCCGGGCCCGCCTTCCGCAACGGCTCCTATTTTGCCGGCGCGGGCGGTTTGGCCGGCAGCGCGGAAGACTATTTCCGCTTCTGCCAGATGCTGCTCAACAACGGCCAGCTTGACGGAGTCCGCCTTGCCGGCCGCAAAACGATCGAATCGATGACCACCAACCACATCGACAAAATCCCGCTGTGGCTCGACACCTACCGCGGCTATGGGTTCGGCCTCGGGTTCCGGGTCCGCATGGACACCGGGCAGGCGGCCACGCTCGGTTCGGTGGGGGAATACGGATGGGGCGGCGCCTACGGCACGTACTTCTTCGTCGATCCGAAGGAGGAACTCATCGGCATTCTGATGTTCCAGTTGATCCCCTACGCGCACCTCAATATCCGGCCGGAGTTCCAGAACGCCGTCAATCAGGCTATCGTCGATTAA
- a CDS encoding DUF1501 domain-containing protein: MKHLLDSVLTRREAFRVGGVSMSGYWFLPLLATRTAAAAGVKPRRSARFCLFVMLDGGQSHLDSWDLKEGKWTPPDFDVRETKPGVKWPMALYPQLSKQLDRVALVRSVEAWDSVHGRAQYYIQAAHSLNPALQKEIPPMGSVAALELLPERRPTDTLPSYVALNVTQSQAGLLKSGFLPARYSPFHIDTNTGFSAYQLDPALRDDFERRWALLKDFDARLRNDATLQAKAYRDYNDHYESAVQLISDPRTEKVFALTEEERKRYGGNITGDAALIARNLIEADAGTRFIFLQQYGWDHHQNIYSRGNFYRHSEVLDGALAPLLEDLATRKRADGRSLLDETLVVCMGEFGRTPGELTGLNGRDHYQYAMTVLFAGGGVQGGQIIGKTDETGAKIVDTGWGVKRSIYMEDIATTVYSALGIDWTRRISGTPSGRDFYLIEPFAAKQMIANREIAALFG; this comes from the coding sequence ATGAAGCATCTACTCGACAGTGTCCTCACGCGCCGCGAAGCTTTTCGCGTTGGCGGCGTATCGATGTCCGGCTATTGGTTCCTGCCGCTGCTTGCGACGCGTACAGCCGCCGCGGCCGGGGTGAAGCCGCGCCGCTCCGCCCGGTTTTGTCTTTTCGTGATGCTTGACGGGGGGCAGAGCCATCTCGATAGCTGGGACCTGAAAGAAGGCAAATGGACGCCGCCCGATTTCGACGTCCGCGAAACGAAGCCGGGCGTCAAGTGGCCGATGGCGCTGTATCCGCAGCTTTCGAAGCAACTCGACCGCGTGGCGCTGGTGCGGTCCGTGGAAGCCTGGGACAGCGTCCACGGCCGCGCGCAATATTACATCCAGGCCGCGCACTCGCTGAACCCGGCGCTGCAGAAAGAGATCCCGCCGATGGGCTCCGTGGCGGCGCTCGAATTGCTGCCGGAGCGCCGCCCTACGGACACGCTGCCCTCCTACGTTGCGCTCAACGTCACCCAGAGCCAGGCCGGCCTGCTGAAATCCGGGTTCCTACCGGCTCGCTACTCGCCCTTCCATATCGACACGAATACCGGCTTTTCCGCCTATCAGCTCGACCCGGCCCTGCGCGACGACTTCGAGCGCCGATGGGCGTTGCTCAAGGACTTCGACGCCCGCCTCCGCAATGACGCCACGCTACAGGCCAAGGCCTACCGCGACTACAACGACCATTACGAGTCCGCCGTTCAGTTGATCTCCGACCCGCGCACGGAGAAGGTCTTCGCGCTCACCGAAGAAGAACGCAAACGCTACGGCGGTAACATCACCGGCGACGCCGCCCTGATTGCCCGCAACCTGATCGAAGCCGACGCCGGCACGCGCTTCATCTTCCTCCAACAGTACGGCTGGGATCACCACCAGAACATCTATTCGCGCGGCAACTTCTACCGGCATTCCGAAGTGCTGGATGGCGCGCTCGCTCCGCTGCTCGAAGACCTTGCCACGCGCAAACGCGCCGACGGCCGCTCGCTGCTCGATGAGACGCTTGTCGTCTGCATGGGCGAGTTCGGCCGCACGCCGGGGGAACTGACCGGACTCAATGGCCGCGACCACTATCAATACGCGATGACGGTGCTGTTTGCCGGCGGCGGCGTCCAGGGCGGGCAGATCATCGGCAAGACCGACGAAACCGGCGCCAAGATCGTCGACACCGGATGGGGAGTCAAACGCTCCATCTACATGGAAGACATCGCCACCACCGTCTACTCGGCGCTGGGCATCGATTGGACCAGGAGGATTTCCGGCACGCCCTCCGGCCGCGACTTCTACCTGATCGAGCCCTTCGCGGCCAAGCAGATGATCGCCAATCGCGAGATCGCCGCTCTGTTCGGCTGA